The region GTTACGGGCAGGGCGGACTGCGGCTGCTGACGCAGGACCCGCCGGACGTGCCGCGGGCGCGGCAGGCGGTGCAGGGCATGGTGACTCAGGCGCAGCGGTCTGCGGAGATCATCGCGCGGTTGCGGACCCTGGTGCGGCGCGCGCCGGCGCAGCGGGCGAAGGTGGATCTCGTGCAGGCCGCGCAGAACATCCTGATCCTCTGCCACGCGGACCTGACTCGCCAGGGTGTGCACGTGGCGGCGCAGTTTCCCGCGGCGGCGTTCGTCACGGGCGACCCGGTGCAGGTCGAGCAGATCCTGCTGAACCTCGTCCGCAACGCGCTGGACGCCATGGGCGACCGCCCGGATCAGCGGCTGGACCTGCAGCTGAGCGCGGCCGGTGACGCGTGGGCCCTGACCGTGCAGGACAGCGGGACGGGCCTCTCGGACGCGGTCCGGGCGACCCTGTTCCAGCCGTTTCAGACGGTCAAGCCCGGGGGGCTGGGGCTGGGGTTGTCGCTCTCGCAGTCGCTCGCGCAGGGTCTCGGGGGGGACCTGAGCGGCGAGAATGCCCCGGGGCGCGGCGCGCGGTTCACGCTCACGCTGCCACAATGGAGCAGTGAGCCGGACACCTGAGCCGATCGTGTACCTCGTGGATGATGACGCCGCCGTCCGCGACGCCCTGACGTTCCTGCTCGGCACAGTGGGCCTGCCGGTCCGGGCGTTCGCGGACGGCGTGGCGCTGCAGGCGCAGGTGGACCGCTCGGACATCGGGTGCCTGCTGCTGGACATCCGCATGCCGCACGTCAGTGGCCTGCAGATGCAGGAGCAGTTGCGGGCCAGCGGCGTGGACCTGCCCGTCATCGTCCTGACCGGGCACGGGAACGTGGACCTGTGCCGCCGCGCCTTTCAGCAGGGCGCGGTGGACTTCCTGGAAAAACCGGTGGACGAGACGGCCCTGCTCGAAGCGGTGCAGCGCGCCACGAGTCAGCACCGCCAGCGGCGCGCGCAGGCGGACTCGGTCCGGGAGGCGCGCGTCCGCCTGGCCCGCCTGACCGACCGGGAACGTGAAGTGCTCGCCGGGCTGATGGCCGGGCAGACCGGCAAGCAGAGCGCCCGGGTGCTGGGGATCAGTGTCCGCACCGTGGAAAGTCACCGCGCCCACCTGTTCGAGAAGCTCGAGGTGGCGACCCTGGCGGACCTGATGAGGCAGTACCTCGGCGTGGTGGACGCGCCCGGCCGTCCTCCGTAATGTTACGGAGCTCCGTCCGGGAAGGCCCGAATGGTGTCCCGCTCGCGGGCCTGACAGCATGACGGCATGAAACTTCCGACCCTGACCGGCCTGCTCCTCACTTCCCTCGCCGCGGCTCAGACACCGCCGGCGCCCGTGCCACTGGCCAGCACGCCCACGATGCAGGTGACCAGCCTGAGCCTGGACGCCGCCGTTCGGCTGGCCACGCGGGCCGTCGCGAACTGCGCGGCCGCCGGGTACCACGTGACCGCCACCGTGGTGGACCGGTCGGGCGTGACGCTCGCCGTGGCCCGCTCGGAGCAGGCCGGGCCGCACACCGTGGGGGCCAGTGCGGGCAAGGCGTTCACCAGCGCCAGTGGCCGGAACCTGACCAGCGAGATGGCCAGGGGCCTGCCCGGCAATCCCGGCCTGGCGAACATTCCCGGCTACCTGCTGCTGGCCGGCGGTGTGCCGGTCCGCGTGAACGGCGCGGTCGTGGGTGCAGTCGGCGTGGGCGGCGCGCCCAGCGGCCTGATAGACGAGACGTGCGCCGCCGATGCCATTGCGACCGTTCTCGGCCAGTAAGCGCCGGGGCGGCCCAGCGTGGACCGCGACCGGCCTGCTGCTGGTTCTGCTGGTCGGCGCGGCCCCCACCCTGGGGGCCCGCCCGGACCGCCGCCCGCTTCACGAGGTGACGCCCGTGAGTGCTCTGGACACCGACCTGCTCAGCGCGGCCCGCGCGGGCGACGCGGCGCGCGTGGCGGTCCTGCTGGCCGCCGGCGCGACCGCCGACGCGGCCGACCCGGAAGGCCGCACCGCCCTGACCGCCGCGGCGCTGGGGGACCACGTTGACGTGGCGCGGGTGCTCATCTCCGCCGGAGCGGACCCGGACCTCCAGGACGCGGAC is a window of Deinococcus sedimenti DNA encoding:
- a CDS encoding response regulator transcription factor gives rise to the protein MSRTPEPIVYLVDDDAAVRDALTFLLGTVGLPVRAFADGVALQAQVDRSDIGCLLLDIRMPHVSGLQMQEQLRASGVDLPVIVLTGHGNVDLCRRAFQQGAVDFLEKPVDETALLEAVQRATSQHRQRRAQADSVREARVRLARLTDREREVLAGLMAGQTGKQSARVLGISVRTVESHRAHLFEKLEVATLADLMRQYLGVVDAPGRPP
- a CDS encoding GlcG/HbpS family heme-binding protein, which translates into the protein MKLPTLTGLLLTSLAAAQTPPAPVPLASTPTMQVTSLSLDAAVRLATRAVANCAAAGYHVTATVVDRSGVTLAVARSEQAGPHTVGASAGKAFTSASGRNLTSEMARGLPGNPGLANIPGYLLLAGGVPVRVNGAVVGAVGVGGAPSGLIDETCAADAIATVLGQ